A segment of the Zingiber officinale cultivar Zhangliang chromosome 8B, Zo_v1.1, whole genome shotgun sequence genome:
aatatttcaatgttAACTAAAATTACTCTACTACTCATCAAAATTACTATAATATtgatcataactatttcaatttGCTCCTAGGACATAGGTGCAGTAGTATGGtactttctaaattttttatatatttaagaaTTGAgtcttaattttgataaattaataaataattttttttaatagactATCCACTATGAGTTCTTTTCGATTTATCTTGATAGTCAGTAAAAATTTTTTATAAGATCAGACAGATCACTCCAAAATTAATTAATGTACACTCGATACAAAATGTcaactaaataaaataaaataactatttcaatttgataaaaattactccaacttaattaaaattatttttatatcaaaatttcTACTATAATTTAAAGTAGTTTATGTTGCTTATTATATGCatgaaataaataggaaataaaactATAAATATTTATAGTAATCTCCCGAGAAGAAATTAAAAAAGATATCGGTGAAGACGTTGCTACTGTCACCGAGAAGATCATCGTTTGGAACCTCCTCAGATTTTCATGAATCAAATCCTGACCACAGGACGTTCTCTTTTGCTCACGGTCACACTGATCACCGTCGCACTCACCGCCAGCATCGGTTACAAACCGATGCTTTGATGGCattcaatggaggaagatgaaagTTAATGGGCACCCCTTCATCTTTCTAATGTTGCGACTGATGCAACGTCCAAAATCAcctactcgtccaagtcaatccaaaaAAGTTATctagtcacatagaccatgtcagtcacatagactacaaggtgatcatgtcacaaTGCCAAAGCCAAAATATTAAATGGGCACAAAGATCGattaagtcacatagactatttgatAATTAAGCCACGAATACCAGAgaaaaattaattagtcacaaacaccaaataagtcacatagactttgtAATGATCAAGTCATGAAGACCAGAGCATAAATTAGTAAGTCATAAACACCATATAaaaacatccattccatacattagggaaatgGTTCGTGCAACAGCAAGCACACtaagcattcaattgctaagaagattgttacaccttacttagttgctccatagaacgaatcaaagaCATCAAAACTTGTCTTTACCctatattaaattatttacatcaatatgaacatctctaatccctcatattgactattATCTTAAGAGCATGTTCACCATCTCCAATCAAACATATTATTcataattacattttatgtactgaactaaaaatgtaactggtaccagtgaataaatatcacagatgtaaatcaatcttaatcttcctttttagttagaatctattcattctaatcaatcGCTTtgctagttatgctccatagaccaaaTCATCCATATCCAATAGGAAACATGCAAAAGCAGCAGACACTcatcaaaacttcaagtagacagctaaatagtcacttaggataagattgagattaacttataatctcaagggtctcacatagtaaagAAGCAagaatccattctcctactatccTTCTTGTctccatagcacatgtggtataaatcacatgctacgatgttattctctttactaaaaagagcgcatgtttttttttttttcaaaatataacaTTATACAAATTTCGATCTAcatatacctaatgtctaatcctgaattcaacatatgaattccaatatggccttaagtaaaaaaaaatgattaaccaggctgggtaatgtcgagcctggggtgaccggtttggccccacggaagttttccaccagccaccagggtaaatcgggaagtgctcgCAGCGGGCAGCCTAggagcccagcatcctttagttgcatgctctatttggaggaaaaattcctgcaaattcgCCATAGCTAGGGCTCGAACCACGGGTACTTGGGTGACAACTTTGATGCCCAATATGACCTTAagtagattcagtaaatggtgggtgtatttactctgatcattacataaatgatcttatctagacacaattatcaaggcgaccttaacttacggGTATGCGTTTATTCACAGTTACATAAACTATCCAATAAGCAATTGTCTTatctctatttgtacttaacaaatagagatgattatccatatgagtggaccaatctcaatctgccaacatgtttatcgagacttttattcgaatgtaacaaagacatatacactgaatagatcatgacattttcatttatcaaaatatttgttGGGACCCattggctggctagaagggggattgaatagccttgcataaaatcaaacaaacgaactcttctcggacttaaaacaacacttgcataaatgataaataaaagaaattgaAAGACAGAGACTcagagagttttacttggttacaaccggggaggttgttaatccaaggaaatgaggtgcactaatttctccttcaggcggagaagtctctttacagcaatgaaagctcaGAAAGGAAGAAGCTAAGCAAAATAGAAAAGGTCACAAGTGTTGTATCAAGAATTGCTTGTTGttttttagcttctggaccaaagctatatttatagccttggtcggggcgcctggaagggttttaggtgcctagagtgggatagaattctatccctgacgCAACAGTCAACATCCACGTCGAAAGTGGATAAAATCAGGTACCGGGCGCTTGGACCctaaaagtcaacatggttgaatTTTTACAATCCGAACCCGCTACTctagtgctgctcgcctcggtccgggtcttctactccggctacgctaacttgggtgatttcggccatctggaatagggctcacccgaacccagcttctggccttctcgagcaatcttccgctcccgcttctcatccctcaaaaacgtcgcgcgcctccttctcgtccgcccgcgtactcttccacagcacctcgttccttatatgcaccgagcccgtcggctctctcccgtgtcgtccttctcgctagctgcatcgtttgcttgacttcctgtgctcctaagctcctacacacttagacacagggttaaacacaacatgacctaacttaacttgtttgatcacatcaaaataattttggggtacaaacaatctccccctttttgatgtgagcaacccaagttaagctagggtaaacaactataaatttagaactctaaattttgcaataaagtggaaaatgtaaaaaaaaaaattaagctacctccccctagacttaattctcccttctccccctttgatcacataaaaaatggggtaaaaaaaaaaatctaagggtaacgtTTATAAAACtctgtttttcaaatatttttgaaaaaacttatcaagatttttaaaatactaaaaataattttgatagcactaaaaatgtaataatttaaaaaaaaattctaagtaaaacattttgtgaaacaatcaataatttcctcagttaaacaaatttttaaaaaataattttttagaaattttggtaaagtaaatctgatacttaaaaaaaatttaagtaaaaaaaattctaagtaagaaaaaattttctaagtttaaaaaaaattgaacaacatataaaatatattttggtaaagcacaaaaataactttaaaaactttaagttaaaaaaaatgagaatttttttttaagtaaacaaATTTGCATAGAAAAAATTTAagactttttcaaaaaaaaatttgagtaactattcaaagcattatctaattttaattttaatgctttatcagttagtcaattaaacattttatttcaatatttgtcttccagactgtggcgaggcactaggcctacttggttattagagcaacaaccactttctagacaaaacctcataaggaaattaaacgtttaattttctcgctgaaagcgctaagtctaattaaagtttaagttaaacaagacttttgaacccaatataggttcactacaagaaaaaccctcatagacatcggtggaacaacaacggttttaagcaaaaaccgatatctttgagtattttacaccgatttttctaaaaactagtgtctatgagcgcagattttcgctcatagacatcggttttttagctggtgtctatgagcgactttttttttgttaatagacaccgattttaacagtggtttttaaaacccggtgttaatgaacaaaaaaaaaataatttaattttttcaccggccaaaatttacaacacttcacaaaattccctccaaacctaaaccaatatcgtgccccttctctcagcctaaacctaaacctcagcctcatctccctcttccccttccgccGCCTCGCCCTCGGAGATCTCGCCGTCGCCGTCCCCTTCGTCTGCAAGTCCTGGTACCGCGCCTCCCTCGACCCTAGCTGCTGGCGCCGCCTCAACTTCCGCTCCCTCGATTTCACGCCCTGGAGCCCTTTCTCCCGCGCCTTTGCGCTCCGCTACTGCCTCCACTCCCCCCTCTCCTTCTCCGCCTTCCTCCGTTTCGCCCTCCACTGCTCCCGCGGCGTCGTCGACCAACTCGCCTTCCCCCTTTCCTCTGCCGTCTCCATCCACGACCTCGCCTATGCCTCTGTCAAGTGAGTCTACGCCTCCTTCTGGTTTCGTCGCCCTCATCGCTCACTACCTGTTCGACGAATTTGCTCATCGATTATTAGCGCAGATGCCTGAGATTGAAGGCGCTGGCTTTGCCGGACAACCTGATGCTGGAGGACGACCTTCGAATCCCGGAGTTGGTGCAGCGGTGGAAGGATCTGGAGCATCTAGAGATGGAGATAGTTGGCATCTTCGCCCCGCCCATCCTCTCTTCCTCGCGCTCCTGCAATCTGTCCTTTGCTATCCCCATCTCCCTCCCCAAACCTTTGTCTTTCGCCACCTCTTCCCTCCCGCGCCTTCACTCACCTCCCTCGCGAAACCCGGGGCCTTTCCGTGCCCAAGTTAGTGTCTCTGCTGCTCAGAAGACGAAAGATAGGTTGCCAGCCAACCTCATTGTGACGGAGACCAAAGGGCCTCACTCCACTGTCTGTACCTTTCCTTTTTCTACCTTCTAAATCATTTTTACTTCTAATTGATCTGATAGTCAAGTGGAAGTGGTAGTCTTGCTCCAAGGCTATAATTTTCTTACTTTCTACCTATCTTCTTGTATAATTTGGAAATATGTTTGTTTGTTCATCTGGCAATTGAAATGAAGAGGCAATCTTGCTTCAAGGCTATAGCTTTCTTGCTATCTCTCTTCCCCTTGCCTGAGTGCATTCAATCGATTGTTAGTCCTACAAGTTCACGAGAATCAATTTGTCCAGGAAGTATGGTTATGTCAATTCCCTGATAGCTCATCTTATTTGCAGATTAGGTTAAGCGTAGAAGTTCCTCCAGCAATAAGCCAAGAATGTTACGGAGAAGTCTTAGATGAATTTTCTAAGAAGGCAAAGGTATTATTTTCAGTATGCAGTCATTTAAGGGGTCTATTACTGTTACAGGATGAATAGGAATTCATCTGTAGGATAATTttgtacttaaattattttccatTTTCTGTTTTGATCATTATCACTCTATAGTAATCAGAAAAATTTGAATATGCTACCTAACTTTTACTAAGCCCTCTGGGCTCTGACATATACTAatctatatttcttctttctttctttggaaTGTCAAGGAATTCAATATTGTTCTCCCCTTTTATCTTTTCATCCGATCCAAGTTTGTTGACAGTTATGTTTTCCAGTACCTGTTATTTACTTATTTCCACTTAAAGCATGATTGGAATTGCTTGTACTGGGGTTTAGTCATTTctatgctgaactaaagttgaggGAAGACCATGCTAAGTAAAAATGGCCTTTTAAATGTCACTGGAAGCTTCTTCTCTTTTTCTACCTTCTGTCTCTAGTACTAGATTCTAATTCCTTTATCTACCTTTTCTTCTTGAATACTCATTATTGAAGTAGTATGTTGTGATGCCATGCAATTCCTGATAAAAAACCTTATTCATACAGGTTCCTGGCTTTCGGCAGGGAAAGAAAGTTCCAGAAAATATTCTTCTAAACTACATTGGTAGACAGAACATTCAACAAGCTGTAGTTGAGGCAACTTTGAAAAAAACTCTTCCACATGCTATGTCTTCCGTACGTGAACATAACATTAGCTTGCCAACTTGTAGTAGAAGGCAGTCATTTATCCATCCAATATTATGACAAATTTCTGTTGAAATAACGGGTAGAGATTGTTGTCATACTTTTTTATTAATCCACTAGCATAAATCTTTTAATTGGTAGAAATtacctgtcacgccccagaggagtccctgtccgagaaaatttcggcagcatctcccctgtacggtggacaatctgaaacttttctacatctcacaaatacctcagccacaggcggctggaataataacaacaaaataaaacatcaccacgcagttatatataatctattcagcttctggctgtcacaaccacgcagttaagataattaaacagtaaaaataatactctgactcgaaatccaccctactccactacactcgtaaagctcaaatccgacgaactcacctcttctgccatccaggcaggcatgtagtagaataaaatccaaatccaaatctatcgcaataataaaatccatacaatatccataagcagaataatccaaaacatatcatgttcaaaacagtctagaacagaaaagaaaccaaagaaaaccaaacatatcctcaaggtctgcagggaccagcactacgtgcagtggggactagcgactggaactccctccggacagcatcaacctgaaaataacaacaatggaggcggggtga
Coding sequences within it:
- the LOC122014006 gene encoding trigger factor-like protein TIG, Chloroplastic; translated protein: MKRQSCFKAIAFLLSLFPLPECIQSIIRLSVEVPPAISQECYGEVLDEFSKKAKVPGFRQGKKVPENILLNYIGRQNIQQAVVEATLKKTLPHAMSSVREHNISLPTCSRRQSFIHPIL